One genomic segment of Microcoleus sp. FACHB-831 includes these proteins:
- a CDS encoding ribose ABC transporter permease, with product MSQTKVKTTKNENSDRQKASKRQAWRNFIQVAGILPILVAICIIFSLVSPSFLSPGNLINVIRQASINIVLATGMTFVILTGGIDLSVGSILGVTAVVGVLVSLIPGLSLLAIPAALLAGLGLGLLNGSLIAFLGLPPFIVTLGSYTALRGVAYLVANGTTVLNRDLNFAWIGNNYLGPIPWLVVIALLSVAASWFVLRRTVLGRRIYAVGGNARAARLTGIKVNRVLLFVYGVSGLLSGLGGIMSASRLYSATGMLGQGYELDAIAAVILGGTSFTGGIGTIWGTLLGALIIALLNNGLTLMNVSFFWQLVVKGLVIIIAVTIDKLRTRSSATA from the coding sequence ATGAGTCAAACAAAAGTAAAAACCACCAAAAATGAAAATAGCGATCGCCAAAAAGCGAGCAAACGTCAAGCTTGGAGGAATTTCATCCAGGTTGCCGGAATATTACCTATTTTGGTTGCAATTTGTATAATCTTTTCACTTGTTTCGCCAAGCTTTCTTTCACCAGGAAATCTCATTAATGTCATTCGGCAAGCATCTATCAATATCGTGCTAGCTACGGGAATGACATTTGTCATTTTGACTGGAGGAATTGACCTTTCAGTAGGGTCAATTTTGGGTGTTACCGCAGTAGTCGGGGTACTTGTTTCGTTGATTCCAGGTCTTAGTTTGTTAGCCATACCAGCCGCTTTATTAGCGGGATTAGGTTTAGGCTTACTTAATGGGTCGTTGATTGCCTTTTTAGGTTTGCCACCTTTTATCGTTACGCTTGGTTCCTATACAGCTTTGCGGGGTGTTGCTTATTTAGTTGCTAATGGCACTACAGTTCTTAATCGAGATCTAAATTTTGCTTGGATAGGCAACAATTATCTCGGCCCAATTCCCTGGTTAGTTGTAATTGCTTTGCTTTCCGTTGCAGCCAGTTGGTTTGTCTTAAGACGGACAGTATTGGGGAGACGTATTTACGCTGTAGGGGGTAACGCACGCGCAGCGCGACTAACAGGAATTAAAGTAAATCGGGTGCTGTTATTCGTTTATGGCGTAAGCGGTTTACTTTCTGGTTTAGGCGGAATTATGAGCGCCTCGCGTCTCTACAGTGCGACGGGTATGTTGGGTCAAGGCTACGAACTTGATGCGATCGCTGCTGTAATTTTGGGAGGGACGAGCTTCACGGGTGGTATTGGCACTATCTGGGGAACCCTACTCGGTGCTTTAATTATCGCCTTGCTCAACAATGGATTAACTTTGATGAACGTGTCATTTTTCTGGCAGTTAGTTGTCAAAGGTCTTGTAATTATTATCGCCGTCACGATTGACAAACTTCGCACTCGTTCTAGCGCTACTGCATAA
- a CDS encoding MBL fold metallo-hydrolase, whose translation MCPIGGALFDGFSRGLTARLVCHCLLVETNQGLVLIDTGFGLRDVKSPYARLSPFFIHFNGIQFDRKYTAIAQVEQLGFSSRDVRHIVLTHLDFDHAGGLEDFPEAIVHVMQPEIDAARDRRGFIASQRYRPDQWDEVKRWKFYSAGGEPWFGFQAVRDLEGLPPEILLIPLAGHTRGHAGIAIKTPEGWLLNAGDAYFYRHEMDSDQPRCTPGMRFYQWMMEVDREARLHNQDRLRALSGDRTNGVRLFCSHDAMEFKAFADQSSDTQNLKIHHS comes from the coding sequence ATGTGCCCGATCGGTGGGGCGCTCTTCGATGGCTTCAGTCGCGGTCTGACGGCTCGCCTCGTCTGTCACTGTCTGCTTGTCGAGACCAACCAGGGACTCGTTCTGATCGATACTGGCTTCGGTCTGCGCGATGTTAAATCGCCTTACGCGCGACTCAGCCCGTTTTTTATTCATTTCAATGGTATACAGTTCGATCGCAAGTACACGGCGATCGCTCAGGTTGAGCAACTAGGATTTTCCTCACGGGACGTGCGCCATATCGTCCTTACCCACCTCGATTTCGATCATGCTGGTGGCCTGGAGGATTTCCCTGAAGCAATTGTACATGTAATGCAGCCTGAAATTGACGCAGCACGGGATAGGCGCGGTTTCATTGCCAGCCAGCGGTATCGCCCAGACCAGTGGGACGAGGTAAAACGCTGGAAGTTCTATTCGGCGGGGGGAGAACCTTGGTTCGGCTTCCAGGCTGTCCGCGATCTTGAGGGACTACCGCCAGAGATTCTCCTCATCCCGCTTGCTGGTCACACGCGGGGTCATGCTGGTATTGCTATCAAGACACCGGAGGGGTGGCTGCTGAATGCAGGCGATGCCTACTTTTACCGACACGAGATGGACTCCGACCAGCCACGATGCACGCCGGGAATGCGGTTCTACCAATGGATGATGGAGGTGGATCGCGAGGCGAGACTCCACAATCAAGATCGGCTGCGTGCGTTATCAGGCGATCGCACTAATGGCGTGCGCCTCTTTTGCAGTCACGATGCTATGGAGTTCAAAGCGTTCGCCGACCAGTCCAGCGACACTCAGAACTTGAAAATTCATCATTCATGA
- a CDS encoding ABC transporter substrate-binding protein, with amino-acid sequence MKKVAIALGLFSLVSSTLASCAAPRQNTQNSSNGDAKLSSVAVTVRDLGNPFFVQIGKGAEAEAKKLGGGNVRTTLVSSGDDLNQQFNQIENFIASDVSMIVLNAADSKGIFAAVEQAKKSGIPIIAVDTAAEGGVDATVTSNNVQAGEISCKYIADTLKGQGNVVIINGPPVASVVERVQGCLRVFSKYPGIKILSKDQNAEGSRDGGLRVMSDLLTSFPKIDAVFAINDPTGIGAELAAKQAQRSEFFIVGVDGAPEALDALKQKNSLFAATAAQDPFRMAAKAVEVGNDILKGNKPANPNILIPVSLITRENVNQHKGWTSE; translated from the coding sequence GTGAAAAAAGTAGCGATCGCACTCGGTCTTTTTAGTTTAGTCAGCAGCACTCTTGCAAGTTGTGCTGCACCTCGTCAGAACACGCAAAATAGCAGCAATGGGGACGCAAAACTCTCCTCCGTTGCTGTAACAGTCCGCGACCTTGGCAACCCTTTCTTTGTACAAATTGGTAAAGGTGCTGAAGCCGAAGCCAAGAAACTTGGCGGTGGAAACGTGAGGACAACTCTCGTTTCCAGTGGAGACGATTTAAATCAGCAATTTAATCAAATCGAAAACTTTATTGCTTCGGATGTCAGCATGATTGTACTCAATGCTGCCGACAGTAAAGGAATTTTTGCAGCGGTTGAACAAGCTAAGAAATCAGGAATTCCAATCATTGCAGTTGATACCGCCGCAGAAGGCGGTGTTGATGCAACTGTCACCTCAAATAACGTACAAGCTGGTGAAATAAGTTGTAAATACATTGCAGATACCTTGAAAGGCCAAGGCAATGTTGTAATTATCAACGGGCCTCCAGTTGCTTCAGTAGTTGAGCGAGTCCAGGGATGTCTGAGAGTATTCTCCAAATATCCCGGTATCAAGATTCTTTCAAAAGATCAGAATGCAGAAGGTAGCCGTGATGGTGGGTTGAGAGTAATGAGCGATTTGCTCACATCCTTCCCAAAAATTGATGCCGTTTTTGCAATTAATGACCCCACTGGTATTGGTGCAGAACTAGCCGCTAAACAGGCGCAACGAAGCGAGTTCTTTATTGTTGGCGTCGATGGCGCACCCGAAGCACTAGATGCGCTCAAGCAGAAAAATAGCCTATTTGCTGCTACTGCGGCTCAAGATCCATTTCGGATGGCAGCCAAGGCAGTTGAGGTAGGAAACGACATCCTGAAAGGGAATAAGCCTGCCAATCCAAACATTTTAATTCCAGTCTCGCTAATTACTCGTGAAAACGTTAATCAGCATAAAGGCTGGACAAGCGAATAA
- a CDS encoding sugar ABC transporter ATP-binding protein produces MVSSTENSTKTKPVLEMQGIKKTFNSFTALHDVNLTVYPGEVHALMGENGAGKSTLMKILAGAYIADAGEIRIDGQPVRMTDPGQARNLGIAIIYQELNLAPNLTVAENIFMGSEITKGGTFIDQDGMLRKAAEVLKNLDASFEAGDLVSTLSIAEQQQVEIARALKDNSRILVMDEPTAALSDRETEKLFEIVRRLRSEGIAIIYISHRMEEIYALADRVSVIRDGGYIGSLERSEISAERLVEMMVGRPLQDLYEHKRQTQLGSVVLEVNNLSDGHKVKSASFKLHAGEIVGLAGLVGAGRTEIARLIFGADRKTSGEIKLEGRSLNISTPDDAIKAGIAYVPEDRKDLGLFLEISSGENITMNVLEREAKAGIINSKSLFKIVADAINNLGIRLASPSIRAMDLSGGNQQKLLLARWLAINPKVLLLDEPTRGVDIGAKSEIYRIISDLAANGVAILMISSELPEIVGMSDRVLVMRAGSLVGEVGGSTGEAITQENIMAYATGAREVAKS; encoded by the coding sequence ATGGTAAGTAGCACTGAAAATTCAACAAAAACTAAGCCAGTTCTGGAAATGCAAGGCATTAAAAAAACTTTTAACAGTTTTACCGCCTTGCATGATGTAAATCTAACCGTTTACCCAGGGGAAGTTCACGCCCTTATGGGTGAAAATGGTGCGGGCAAAAGCACGCTGATGAAAATTCTGGCTGGAGCATACATAGCTGATGCGGGGGAAATACGAATTGACGGTCAACCTGTTAGGATGACAGACCCCGGTCAGGCTAGAAATTTGGGCATCGCCATTATTTATCAAGAGTTGAATCTTGCCCCAAATTTAACTGTTGCTGAAAACATTTTCATGGGTAGCGAGATTACCAAAGGAGGTACTTTTATTGACCAAGATGGAATGCTGCGTAAAGCAGCTGAGGTATTAAAAAACCTCGACGCAAGTTTTGAGGCGGGAGACCTAGTTTCAACACTTTCAATTGCAGAACAGCAGCAAGTTGAAATAGCCAGGGCACTCAAGGACAACAGCCGCATTTTAGTAATGGATGAGCCGACAGCGGCGCTTTCAGACCGCGAAACAGAGAAGCTTTTTGAGATTGTTCGTCGCTTGCGAAGTGAGGGCATCGCCATTATTTATATTAGCCATCGGATGGAAGAGATTTATGCCCTTGCCGACCGCGTTAGCGTAATCCGAGATGGTGGGTATATTGGCTCTCTTGAGAGAAGTGAAATTTCCGCCGAGCGTTTAGTAGAAATGATGGTGGGTCGTCCTTTACAGGATTTATACGAACATAAGCGTCAAACACAACTTGGCTCAGTAGTCCTTGAGGTAAATAATTTAAGTGATGGGCACAAGGTAAAATCTGCAAGTTTTAAACTACATGCTGGCGAAATTGTTGGTCTAGCGGGTTTAGTTGGTGCAGGTAGAACAGAGATTGCTCGTCTGATTTTTGGTGCTGATAGAAAGACTAGCGGTGAAATAAAACTGGAAGGTCGTTCTCTCAATATCTCGACACCCGATGATGCAATTAAAGCGGGAATTGCTTATGTGCCCGAAGATCGTAAAGATCTAGGTCTATTTCTGGAGATAAGTTCTGGTGAAAATATCACCATGAACGTACTTGAACGAGAGGCAAAAGCTGGCATTATAAACTCAAAATCGTTGTTTAAAATTGTGGCTGATGCTATTAACAACTTAGGGATTCGTCTAGCTAGTCCAAGTATCAGAGCAATGGATTTATCTGGGGGAAATCAGCAGAAGTTATTGCTAGCACGGTGGTTGGCAATTAATCCCAAGGTACTTTTGCTCGATGAACCAACGCGGGGTGTGGACATTGGGGCGAAAAGCGAAATTTATCGAATTATTAGCGATTTGGCAGCAAACGGCGTAGCCATTTTGATGATTTCCAGCGAGTTGCCGGAAATTGTGGGAATGAGCGATCGCGTCTTGGTGATGCGTGCGGGAAGCCTAGTTGGTGAAGTAGGCGGCTCAACTGGGGAAGCAATTACACAAGAAAACATCATGGCTTATGCCACAGGGGCAAGAGAGGTAGCAAAATCATGA